The following proteins are co-located in the Pectinophora gossypiella chromosome 23, ilPecGoss1.1, whole genome shotgun sequence genome:
- the LOC126377380 gene encoding uncharacterized protein LOC126377380, with amino-acid sequence MRTFICLLALAVATCKAGFEGSYSSHEGDSGNSGGSSGYDFSAPSHTSANVEAHGGQGGHGSQGGHGNQGGHDFSAISSVGSQGHDFGGQHNFGGNQGHNFAGGQHNFGAQGGHDFSGGQHFGGQGHFMPLLQHFQFQGHETPQARGFDIGGHNDISSFAPSGHDFQGDSFLQAAHDLGIQEFGGHNQGSAESQHSAEVQENQDEGHDQGQNQGHGHQLGHQEFILQDGGNEFGHGEPQNLVVEDGHGGHDFGGHDQAIPVGEHTDVEHPVPIPQYKHVTYPIPKTVHVSVPKPILVGVPQPYPVKVPVHKPVAVPVETEISIPVEKVVPYPVIKHIPYPVEKHVPIKVEKTVTVHVPQPYPVKIPVYKTIHHHSKGH; translated from the coding sequence ATATGTCTACTAGCACTGGCAGTTGCCACTTGCAAGGCCGGCTTCGAAGGAAGCTACTCAAGCCACGAGGGAGACAGCGGAAACTCAGGCGGTTCATCAGGGTATGACTTCTCAGCACCAAGCCACACCTCCGCCAACGTTGAGGCTCACGGCGGCCAAGGAGGTCACGGCAGCCAAGGGGGGCACGGTAACCAAGGTGGACATGACTTCTCAGCTATAAGCTCTGTTGGCTCTCAAGGCCATGACTTCGGAGGTCAGCACAACTTTGGCGGAAACCAAGGACATAACTTTGCCGGTGGTCAGCACAACTTCGGTGCTCAAGGGGGTCATGACTTCAGCGGTGGTCAGCACTTCGGAGGCCAAGGTCATTTCATGCCTTTACTTCAACATTTCCAATTCCAAGGCCATGAGACTCCCCAGGCTAGAGGATTTGACATCGGCGGCCACAACGATATCTCGTCTTTTGCTCCTTCCGGGCACGACTTCCAAGGAGACTCGTTCCTCCAAGCCGCTCATGATTTAGGCATTCAAGAATTCGGTGGTCATAACCAAGGCAGCGCGGAAAGCCAGCACTCCGCAGAAGTGCAGGAAAACCAGGATGAAGGACACGACCAGGGTCAGAATCAGGGACATGGACACCAGTTGGGCCATCAAGAATTTATCCTGCAAGATGGCGGTAATGAGTTCGGACACGGCGAGCCCCAGAACTTGGTTGTTGAAGATGGACATGGCGGGCATGACTTCGGCGGTCACGACCAGGCCATTCCTGTTGGCGAGCACACAGACGTCGAACACCCTGTCCCTATACCACAATACAAGCATGTGACCTATCCTATTCCTAAGACCGTCCATGTGAGCGTACCCAAACCCATTCTTGTCGGAGTACCTCAACCTTACCCCGTAAAGGTCCCAGTCCACAAGCCCGTAGCGGTTCCTGTTGAAACTGAAATCTCTATTCCCGTTGAAAAGGTCGTCCCTTACCCTGTTATTAAACACATACCTTACCCAGTTGAGAAGCATGTCCCTATTAAGGTTGAAAAGACCGTAACAGTCCATGTACCTCAGCCTTACCCTGTCAAAATCCCCGTCTATAAGACCATCCACCACCATTCTAAAGGTCATTAA